A genome region from Mesorhizobium sp. B2-1-8 includes the following:
- a CDS encoding branched-chain amino acid ABC transporter permease, whose protein sequence is MLYFFQQVLNGLHSGALYALLAFGYVLTNGILHRTNLAYGALFAFCGQAMILSVAFGYQVLWLTLLASVLFGVVAAFLYAALISHVLSRGVFEPLADRSPNAIVVTTLGILLVLSEANRIAADTHDLWLPPMLAEPIVFAEGSGFKATLTLIQVLDCAVVVAAVALATWVFARSNFGRCWRAVSDDPRAAALCGVDVRGVFRCAVLLGGSCAALAGVMASLYYGNVSFGSGLVYGLKILFVTAVGGYLSPSRAALGAAAFGMAESLWAGYFPVEWRDAWMYLFLVAMLILIGAGRDTGKAV, encoded by the coding sequence ATGCTTTACTTCTTCCAGCAGGTGCTGAACGGGCTGCATTCGGGCGCGCTCTATGCCCTGCTCGCCTTCGGCTACGTGCTGACCAACGGCATCCTGCACCGCACCAACCTCGCCTATGGCGCGCTGTTTGCCTTCTGCGGCCAGGCAATGATCCTGAGCGTCGCCTTCGGCTATCAGGTGCTGTGGCTGACGCTGTTGGCTTCGGTGCTGTTCGGCGTCGTCGCGGCGTTCCTCTATGCCGCGCTCATCAGCCATGTCCTGTCGCGCGGCGTCTTCGAACCGCTGGCCGACCGCTCGCCCAATGCCATCGTGGTGACGACGCTCGGCATCCTGCTCGTCCTGTCGGAAGCAAACCGCATCGCGGCCGACACGCATGATCTGTGGCTGCCGCCAATGCTGGCCGAGCCCATCGTCTTCGCCGAAGGCTCCGGCTTCAAGGCGACGCTGACGCTGATCCAGGTGCTCGACTGCGCCGTGGTCGTGGCGGCGGTCGCACTCGCTACGTGGGTGTTTGCCCGCTCAAACTTCGGCCGGTGCTGGCGCGCCGTTTCCGACGACCCCAGGGCCGCCGCCCTGTGCGGCGTCGATGTGCGTGGCGTGTTCCGGTGTGCCGTGCTGCTCGGCGGCTCCTGCGCCGCGCTGGCTGGGGTCATGGCCAGCCTCTATTACGGCAATGTCAGCTTCGGCTCCGGCCTTGTCTATGGCCTGAAGATCCTGTTCGTGACGGCTGTCGGCGGCTATCTCTCGCCATCACGGGCCGCGCTGGGCGCGGCCGCTTTCGGCATGGCCGAATCACTGTGGGCCGGCTATTTCCCGGTCGAATGGCGCGATGCGTGGATGTATCTGTTCCTGGTGGCCATGCTGATCCTGATCGGCGCCGGCCGCGACACCGGCAAGGCCGTCTGA
- a CDS encoding TRAP transporter large permease, with translation MEFIAQNMAPIMFASLILFMLIGYPVAFSLAANGLMFFFIGVLLTPYSGGAINLAWPLLYALPDNFYGSRVMSNDTLLAIPFFTFMGIVLERSGMAEDLLDTIGQLFGPIRGGLAYAVIFVGALLAATTGVVAASVIAMGLISLPIMLRYGYDRRVASGVIAASGTLAQIIPPSLVLIVLADQLGRSVGDMYAGALIPGLVLTGLYTLYIVIMSIVRPKSMPALPLEARTLGHGVVSLLIALVASVAIAYAAYRYLVPAHGDNADILGATVGVIFIYVVAILDRGLKINMMSRLAQQVVIVLIPPLALIFLVLGTIFLGIATPTEGGAMGAVGALAMAAMKGRLSMDVIKQALASTTRLSSFVLFILIGARVFSLTFYGVNGQIWVEHLLTSLPGGEVGFLIGVNLLVFFLAFFLDFFELAFIIVPLLAPAADKLGIDLIWFGVLLGVNMQTSFMHPPFGFALFYLRSVASRVPYLDRLTGKQIAPVTTGQIYWGAVPFVCIQVIMIALTIAFPQMVMRYKGAAVDSGTIDYKVPEMPSLSPLGTPEGGGAPANGGGAPAAPGTPDLSQPPNFGDAPPAKPAAPAPDLSQPPNFN, from the coding sequence ATGGAGTTCATCGCCCAGAACATGGCGCCGATCATGTTCGCCTCGCTGATCCTGTTCATGCTGATCGGCTATCCCGTCGCCTTTTCGCTCGCCGCCAACGGCCTGATGTTCTTCTTCATCGGCGTGCTCTTGACGCCCTATTCGGGCGGCGCGATCAATCTCGCCTGGCCGCTGCTCTATGCGCTGCCGGACAATTTCTACGGCAGCCGGGTGATGTCGAACGACACGCTGCTGGCCATCCCATTCTTCACCTTCATGGGCATCGTGCTCGAGCGATCGGGCATGGCCGAGGACCTGCTCGACACGATCGGCCAGTTGTTCGGACCGATCCGCGGCGGCCTCGCCTATGCCGTGATCTTCGTCGGCGCGTTGCTGGCGGCGACCACCGGCGTGGTGGCGGCGTCCGTCATCGCCATGGGCCTGATCTCGCTGCCGATCATGCTGCGCTATGGCTATGACCGCCGGGTGGCATCGGGCGTCATCGCGGCGTCGGGCACGCTTGCCCAGATCATCCCGCCGTCGCTGGTGCTGATCGTTCTCGCCGACCAGCTCGGCCGCTCGGTGGGCGACATGTATGCTGGCGCCCTGATCCCCGGCCTGGTGCTGACAGGCCTATACACGCTCTACATCGTGATCATGTCGATCGTCCGGCCAAAGTCGATGCCGGCCCTGCCGCTCGAGGCGCGGACGCTCGGCCACGGCGTGGTGTCCCTGCTGATCGCATTGGTAGCGTCCGTGGCGATCGCCTACGCTGCCTACCGTTACCTGGTGCCCGCTCATGGCGACAATGCCGACATTCTCGGCGCGACCGTCGGCGTTATTTTCATCTACGTCGTCGCGATCCTCGACCGCGGTCTGAAAATCAACATGATGTCGCGGCTGGCGCAGCAGGTCGTGATCGTGCTGATCCCGCCGTTGGCGCTGATCTTCCTGGTGCTCGGCACTATCTTCCTCGGCATCGCCACCCCAACCGAGGGCGGCGCCATGGGCGCGGTCGGCGCGCTGGCGATGGCGGCGATGAAGGGCCGGCTGTCGATGGACGTGATCAAGCAGGCGCTGGCCTCGACGACGCGGCTGTCGTCCTTCGTGCTGTTCATCCTGATCGGCGCGCGGGTGTTCTCGCTGACCTTCTACGGGGTCAACGGCCAGATCTGGGTCGAGCATCTCTTGACCTCGCTGCCGGGCGGCGAAGTTGGCTTCCTGATCGGCGTCAACTTGCTCGTCTTCTTCCTCGCCTTTTTCCTCGATTTCTTCGAACTGGCCTTCATCATCGTGCCGCTGCTGGCGCCGGCCGCCGACAAGCTCGGCATCGACCTGATCTGGTTCGGCGTGCTTCTGGGCGTCAACATGCAGACCAGCTTCATGCATCCGCCGTTCGGTTTCGCGCTGTTCTACCTGCGCTCGGTCGCCTCGCGCGTGCCCTACCTCGACCGCCTGACCGGCAAGCAGATAGCGCCGGTGACGACGGGCCAGATCTATTGGGGCGCGGTGCCGTTCGTCTGCATCCAGGTGATCATGATCGCCCTGACCATCGCCTTCCCGCAAATGGTGATGCGCTACAAGGGCGCGGCCGTCGATTCCGGCACGATCGACTACAAGGTGCCGGAAATGCCCAGCCTGTCGCCGCTTGGCACGCCGGAAGGCGGCGGCGCGCCTGCCAATGGCGGTGGCGCACCGGCGGCGCCCGGCACGCCCGACCTGTCGCAACCGCCGAATTTCGGCGATGCGCCGCCGGCCAAACCGGCGGCACCGGCGCCGGACCTGTCGCAGCCGCCGAATTTCAACTGA
- a CDS encoding zinc-dependent alcohol dehydrogenase family protein: protein MKAVRLEKVGSIALREVAKPVPGPDELLVRIEACGVCGTDRHLFHGEFPCRPPVTPGHEFSGIVEAVGDAVSGFAVGDRVTGDPNIACGRCGHCHAGRVNLCSNLTAIGIHRDGGFADYLVMPQKQAFVLPADLKPTHGAFCEPLGCCLHGVDLAGIKPGSSVVVLGGGVIGLLTVQLARLAGATTIILSTRQASRRALARELGATATVDPTAADVIDAIAGPAGLAPGGADVVFECAGVRETVEQSMRLARAGGIVVIVGVTPQGMKAEFEPFDLLFRELKVLGSFLNPYTHRRAAALIASGAIEIDRLISRQVSLEEAPGVIANPPAPGEVKVLVVPE from the coding sequence ATGAAAGCCGTCCGGCTGGAGAAAGTGGGCAGCATCGCGCTGCGCGAGGTTGCCAAGCCTGTTCCCGGCCCGGACGAGCTCCTGGTGCGGATCGAGGCCTGCGGTGTCTGCGGCACCGACCGCCATCTTTTCCACGGCGAGTTCCCCTGCAGGCCGCCGGTGACGCCCGGGCACGAATTCTCCGGCATCGTCGAGGCGGTCGGCGATGCCGTCTCCGGCTTTGCCGTCGGCGACCGGGTCACTGGCGATCCCAACATCGCCTGCGGACGCTGCGGCCATTGCCATGCCGGCCGCGTCAATCTGTGCAGCAATCTCACCGCCATCGGCATCCACCGCGACGGCGGCTTTGCCGACTATCTGGTGATGCCGCAGAAACAGGCTTTTGTCCTTCCCGCGGATCTGAAACCGACGCATGGCGCTTTCTGCGAGCCGCTCGGCTGCTGCCTGCACGGCGTCGACCTTGCCGGGATCAAGCCAGGCAGTTCGGTGGTCGTGCTCGGCGGCGGCGTCATCGGCCTGCTCACCGTTCAACTGGCGCGGCTTGCCGGGGCCACCACCATCATCCTGTCGACAAGGCAAGCCTCGCGACGCGCGCTTGCCAGGGAACTCGGCGCGACGGCGACGGTCGATCCCACAGCCGCCGATGTGATCGATGCGATCGCCGGTCCGGCCGGCCTGGCGCCCGGTGGCGCCGACGTGGTGTTCGAATGCGCCGGTGTGCGTGAGACCGTCGAGCAGTCGATGCGGCTGGCAAGGGCCGGCGGCATCGTCGTCATCGTCGGCGTGACGCCGCAAGGCATGAAGGCGGAATTCGAGCCCTTCGACTTGTTGTTCCGGGAGCTGAAAGTGCTGGGCTCGTTCCTCAACCCCTACACACACCGCCGCGCCGCCGCGCTCATCGCGTCCGGCGCGATCGAGATCGATCGGCTGATCTCCAGGCAAGTGTCGCTGGAAGAGGCGCCTGGCGTGATCGCCAATCCGCCGGCGCCGGGCGAGGTCAAGGTGCTGGTGGTGCCGGAGTGA
- a CDS encoding TRAP transporter small permease subunit yields the protein MAGLLALSRAIDRANEFIGKSVSWLILLAILVSAANAVIRKAFDTSSNAWLELQWYLFGGAFMLAAAYTLKQNEHIRIDIVYGLFSRRVQHRIDLFGHVFFLMPFVTLMVFYFVPYVSLSFHSGEMSTNAGGLIVWPAKAILLVGFFLLALQGISEIIKKIAIMRGIMEDPNPFISVHEQAELEAKALAEEVRS from the coding sequence ATGGCAGGGCTTCTCGCTCTATCCAGGGCCATTGATCGCGCCAACGAATTCATCGGCAAATCGGTATCCTGGCTGATCCTGCTGGCGATCCTGGTGAGCGCGGCCAACGCGGTCATCCGAAAGGCGTTCGACACGTCGTCCAACGCGTGGCTGGAGCTGCAATGGTACCTGTTCGGCGGCGCCTTCATGCTGGCCGCCGCCTACACGCTGAAGCAGAACGAGCATATCCGCATCGATATCGTCTACGGCCTGTTTTCACGCCGCGTGCAGCACCGGATCGATCTCTTCGGCCACGTCTTCTTCCTGATGCCGTTCGTGACGCTGATGGTGTTCTATTTCGTGCCCTATGTGTCGCTTTCCTTCCACAGCGGTGAAATGTCGACCAACGCCGGCGGCTTGATCGTGTGGCCGGCCAAGGCCATCCTGCTGGTCGGCTTTTTCCTGCTCGCGCTGCAAGGGATTTCCGAGATCATCAAGAAGATCGCCATCATGCGCGGCATCATGGAGGATCCGAACCCGTTCATTTCCGTGCACGAACAGGCCGAACTCGAAGCCAAGGCGCTCGCCGAAGAGGTGCGTTCGTGA
- a CDS encoding CGNR zinc finger domain-containing protein: MTVAWTPHRFTGGLLALDTANTVVLRGDPERAFDRFDDPAEIARFADAASGFRAAELGDRRLAVSSPAAIAPVVLSIRETTDRLFRGAVSKGALATAELPEFLRACADGLAAGRTEIGAPGRPFGDPDTPIAFEAALAVSALSLLRDDTVARLRICPNCSWLFVDRSRNSSRLWCDMAVCGNRQKASRHYRRRRAANEVRNA; the protein is encoded by the coding sequence ATGACAGTTGCCTGGACTCCTCACCGCTTCACCGGCGGCCTGCTCGCGCTCGACACTGCCAACACCGTCGTGCTGCGCGGCGATCCGGAGCGCGCGTTCGACCGCTTCGACGATCCGGCCGAGATAGCCCGCTTCGCCGACGCGGCCAGCGGCTTTCGCGCCGCCGAGCTTGGCGACAGGCGGCTGGCGGTGTCCTCGCCGGCCGCAATCGCGCCCGTCGTGCTCTCGATCCGCGAGACGACCGACCGGCTGTTCCGGGGCGCTGTGTCGAAGGGCGCGCTCGCCACCGCGGAGTTGCCCGAATTCCTGCGGGCCTGCGCCGACGGCCTGGCCGCCGGCCGGACCGAGATCGGGGCGCCGGGACGGCCGTTCGGCGATCCGGACACACCGATCGCCTTCGAGGCGGCGCTGGCGGTTTCAGCCCTCTCACTGCTGCGCGACGACACGGTCGCGAGGCTCAGGATCTGTCCCAACTGCAGCTGGCTGTTCGTCGACAGAAGCCGCAATTCGAGCCGCCTTTGGTGCGACATGGCGGTGTGCGGCAACCGGCAGAAGGCAAGCCGTCACTATCGCCGCCGCAGGGCGGCCAATGAGGTCAGGAATGCCTAG